One Globicephala melas chromosome 4, mGloMel1.2, whole genome shotgun sequence genomic window carries:
- the FAM43A gene encoding protein FAM43A: MLPWKKHKFELLAEAPPRQASKPKGYAVSLHYSALTSLARACPEGALSRVGSMFRSKRKKLHITSEDPTYTVLYLGNATTIQARGDGCTDLAVGKIWSKSEAGRQGTKMKLTVSAQGIRMVHAEERALRRPGHLYLLHRVTYCVADARLPKVFAWVYRHELKHKAVMLRCHAVLVSKPEKAQAMALLLYQTSANALAEFKRLKRRDDARHQQQELVGAHTIPLVPLRKLLLHGPCCYKPPVERSRSAPKLGSITEDLLGEQQEQELQEEERGVHTEGCPEEEEEGDEEEDRAGEGDPAEQEAEAQRALVVAMHFECGDLLDTLESGREEVLGGGGVSPGPEAGSPSLLLGSTSDMKAELSQLINDLGELSFGNDVRSLQADLRVTRLLSGESTGSESSIEGGGTEATTTTAGDQSDPADCARPDEPHSG, from the coding sequence ATGCTGCCGTGGAAGAAGCACAAGTTTGAGCTGCTGGCCGAGGCGCCGCCACGGCAGGCGTCCAAACCCAAGGGCTACGCGGTGAGCCTGCACTACTCGGCGCTCACCTCTCTGGCACGGGCGTGCCCCGAAGGCGCGCTCAGCCGGGTGGGCAGCATGTTCCGCTCCAAGCGCAAGAAGCTGCACATCACCAGCGAGGACCCAACTTACACCGTGCTCTACTTGGGCAATGCCACCACCATCCAGGCGCGCGGCGACGGCTGCACCGACCTAGCGGTGGGCAAGATCTGGAGCAAGAGCGAGGCGGGCCGTCAGGGCACCAAGATGAAGCTGACTGTGAGTGCGCAGGGTATCCGCATGGTGCACGCCGAGGAGCGTGCGCTGCGCCGCCCGGGCCACCTCTACTTGCTGCACCGCGTTACCTACTGCGTGGCGGACGCGCGACTGCCCAAGGTCTTCGCCTGGGTTTACCGGCACGAGCTCAAACACAAGGCGGTAATGCTGCGCTGCCACGCGGTGCTGGTGTCCAAGCCCGAGAAGGCGCAGGCCATGGCCCTGCTGCTCTACCAGACGTCAGCCAACGCTCTGGCGGAATTTAAACGGCTCAAGCGGCGGGACGACGCGCGTCACCAACAGCAGGAGCTGGTGGGCGCGCACACCATCCCGCTGGTGCCCCTGCGCAAGCTGCTCCTGCACGGACCCTGCTGCTACAAGCCGCCGGTGGAGCGCAGCCGCAGCGCGCCCAAGCTCGGCTCCATCACCGAGGATCTGCTCGGCGAACAGCAGGAGCAGGAGctgcaggaggaagagagaggggtgCACACGGAGGGCTgcccggaggaggaggaggagggggatgaGGAGGAGGACCGAGCCGGGGAGGGCGACCCGGCAGAGCAAGAGGCCGAGGCGCAGCGGGCGCTGGTGGTGGCCATGCACTTCGAATGCGGGGACTTGCTGGACACGCTGGAGAGTGGCCGCGAAGAGGTGCTGGGGGGCGGCGGGGTCTCGCCGGGCCCTGAGGCTGGGTCGCCCTCTCTGCTGCTGGGCAGCACCTCCGACATGAAGGCCGAGCTGTCCCAGCTTATTAATGATCTGGGAGAGCTCAGCTTCGGCAACGACGTGCGGAGCCTGCAGGCCGACTTGCGGGTGACGCGCCTGCTGTCGGGTGAGAGCACGGGTAGCGAGAGCTCCATCGAAGGAGGGGGCACGGAAGCTACCACTACCACCGCCGGGGACCAGTCGGACCCCGCCGACTGCGCCAGACCAGACGAGCCCCACTCGGGCTGA